The Coffea arabica cultivar ET-39 chromosome 4e, Coffea Arabica ET-39 HiFi, whole genome shotgun sequence genome includes a window with the following:
- the LOC113742333 gene encoding probable sulfate transporter 3.4, which translates to MGINSNRVEHCSDHHACHDEHETAVTISSTDVNVMPSLEVHRVCLPPHKTTLEKLVHKLSEAFFPDDPLHKFKNQTWFNKLVLGLQFFFPIFQWAPNYNFRLLRSDFISGLTIASLAIPQGISYAKLANLPPIIGLYSSFVPPLIYSVLGSSRHLAVGPVSIASLVMGTMLNEAVSYTDEPTLYLQLAFTATFFAGIFQASLGLLRLGLIIDFLSKATLVGFMAGAAVIVSLQQLKGLLGIVHFTSKMQIVPVLASVVQHKHEWSWQTIVLGVSFLILLLTTRNISLRKPKLFWISAACPLASVILSTILVVLFKSKLGGVQTIGHLTKGLNPPSSNMLQFRGPFLAIAIKTGIVTGILSLTEGIAVGRTFAALKNYQVDGNKEMMAIGFMNMAGSCSSCYVTTGSFSRSAVNYNAGAQTVVSNVIMAAAVLVTLLFLMPLFYYTPSVILGAIIITAVIGLIDYQAAYKLWKVDKLDFLACLCSFLGVLFISVPLGLAIAVGVSVFKILLHVTRPNTTVLGNIPGTQIYQNINRYREALRVPSFLILAVEAPFYFVNATYLQERILRWVREEEERIQANNESTLKCIILDMTAVTAIDTSGIDTICEVRKALENRSLKLVLANPVGSVMEKLHQSNILDSFGLDGLYLTVGEAVADISSSWKP; encoded by the exons ATGGGTATAAACTCTAACAGAGTTGAACACTGTTCAGACCACCATGCATGCCATGATGAACATGAAACCGCTGTAACAATTTCATCCACAGATGTAAATGTAATGCCTTCCCTGGAAGTCCACAGAGTTTGCTTACCACCCCACAAAACCACTCTTGAGAAACTTGTGCATAAGCTTTCTGAGGCATTTTTCCCTGATGATCCACTTCATAAGTTCAAGAACCAAACTTGGTTTAACAAGTTGGTTTTGGGGCTTCAATTCTTCTTCCCCATTTTCCAGTGGGCTCCTAATTACAACTTCAGGCTTTTGAGGTCTGATTTCATCTCTGGACTCACTATTGCAAGCCTGGCAATCCCACAG GGAATTAGTTATGCCAAGCTTGCCAATTTGCCTCCAATAATAGGCCTTT ATTCAAGCTTTGTGCCACCTTTGATATATTCAGTTCTGGGGAGTTCTAGGCATCTGGCAGTTGGCCCTGTCTCAATAGCTTCTCTTGTTATGGGCACGATGCTAAACGAGGCCGTTTCTTATACGGATGAACCAACACTTTATCTTCAGTTGGCTTTCACTGCAACCTTTTTTGCCGGAATATTTCAAGCTTCTTTGGGACTGTTAAG GTTAGGACTTATCATAGATTTCCTCTCAAAGGCAACGCTTGTTGGATTCATGGCTGGTGCAGCAGTCATTGTGTCTTTGCAACAATTGAAGGGGCTTCTGGGGATAGTCCATTTCACCAGCAAGATGCAGATAGTTCCTGTATTAGCATCTGTAGTCCAGCACAAACACGAG TGGTCTTGGCAAACGATAGTATTGGGCGTCAGCTTCCTTATCCTCTTGTTGACCACAAGGAACATT AGCTTGAGAAAACCAAAACTTTTCTGGATTTCTGCAGCATGCCCATTAGCTTCAGTTATTCTTTCAACCATTCTAGTAGTTTTGTTCAAGTCAAAACTTGGTGGAGTTCAAACG ATAGGACATTTGACAAAGGGTTTGAATCCACCATCATCAAACATGTTACAGTTTCGTGGCCCTTTTCTGGCTATTGCCATCAAAACTGGCATTGTAACAGGAATTTTATCTCTCACC GAAGGAATTGCAGTGGGAAGGACATTTGCAGCGTTGAAGAACTACCAAGTTGATGGCAACAAAGAAATGATGGCCATTGGTTTCATGAACATGGCTGGTTCTTGTTCATCGTGTTATGTTACCACAG GGTCATTTTCCCGTTCTGCTGTAAATTATAATGCTGGAGCACAAACCGTGGTTTCAAATGTAATAATGGCAGCTGCAGTGCTGGTCACTTTGCTGTTTCTCATGCCATTGTTCTACTATACTCCCAGCGTCATCCTCGGAGCTATTATCATTACTGCAGTGATTGGCTTAATTGATTATCAGGCAGCATATAAACTGTGGAAAGTTGACAAACTCGATTTTCTGGCTTGCTTATGTTCCTTTCTCGGAGTTCTCTTCATCTCCGTACCTCTCGGTCTCGCGATTGCT GTTGGGGTTTCGGTGTTCAAGATTCTTTTGCATGTCACCAGGCCAAATACCACTGTTTTGGGGAATATTCCTGGCactcaaatttatcaaaacataAACAGATACAGAGAAGCTTTGAGAGTTCCCTCTTTCCTTATCCTTGCTGTGGAGGCTCCTTTCTACTTTGTTAATGCAACTTACCTACAAGAGAG AATCTTAAGATGGGTTCGGGAAGAGGAAGAGCGAATACAGGCCAACAATGAAAGCACGTTGAAATGTATAATTCTGGATATGACAG CCGTGACGGCGATAGATACGAGTGGTATCGACACAATTTGTGAAGTCAGAAAAGCTCTAGAGAATCGATCACTTAAA CTTGTGCTGGCTAATCCCGTTGGAAGTGTGATGGAAAAGTTGCACCAGTCGAATATCTTGGACTCTTTCGGGTTAGATGGACTGTATCTAACGGTTGGAGAAGCCGTGGCTGACATATCATCTTCTTGGAAGCCCTAA